In the Candidatus Lernaella stagnicola genome, one interval contains:
- a CDS encoding CHAT domain-containing protein, translating to METRILSVSYQQDSSDRGGVAYRQEMLPVGTGTQATRPVTEFKLVPSRDSVQRLIRDIKLRVDELNTRAVAGAKRGDLSVEDAALRLAKQILPECGFIKMTAPPIHPQLDTFARDIVEQIPWEAMEEYFMECPEPDCTRRFIVPPAIMLDFYQQLALGKKVFHKDLLWDYLRDLDHPDWPGPYCSRHRSEMRLGGDKLALTYHFSHVIRDAYKGPSRSREWLFIIDPHDDPLNSLFSKYSDGKGQCKSHVARLESLLEARGYNITRVKYRDAKVGKVLALLEQREFAGIYYFGHGDFCNESRQGQLILADGPLPARQIADAAPNAKLIFLNACQSGAAGDQWDIEREPHSLARAFSVNDGNKVVIAPIYSVVNNQAARAAIDFFETALSPDKTLSESLAEARRNSLERYRQDQPDIAWMAYRYFGDPFKTMPGLAAAAEQIVETAEPPVEYDLSVFDAAGRLQNEAFGLEMTPVLLWAGKRMTNQNRESLTPNDLLAGLVGKGDLTRSLLREHRIDPDELYERIGQLPEMEPSATSPRDPAQPRGGQPGTSDLQNGRFEEHLLRDVLPTERTHYGPELLRLLENAEGLARAHVDTDTKIIHEADLLRSFLATENWPSEQLGVMPDAATALHTLETLLSDGEMDDSGVLRLDELTPAARRIVDNAHRLAQQRGHFPIPHRIVLIAFLTQLEGAAERLIREVDKNPELLTGKLLQVTKAESPRTFGLGSEAVRPVIAPMLEAAAKFAGPSSKISEQMLFRGFCQSASADFKEFLVTTGDVNLDELRFPEGDWEPRLNDEWPLTDDEELDLTALDDEARHIIETAHRSAQEWGLRYIPNRVLMAAFVERQDTFTSRLLAELGVDVCEVADNMRAASKGSEPSTFPLESKAAKRIVLPVLKAARLAAVDPACITEAELLRAFCERSNSQFKTWLHSLIPQFDWDCLRRALADILPPTPPRRPEAPDTPASGPSDSDDTPSGDPETTLLKQPSSDDAPEEGPPAAVQGEPEKGEPGAVISDDVNWSLTGNGTLDLAILDVGARRVIETAHNLTQEFGLRELPNRLLFAAFLAQPEGHVVRLVAELGINAAGVAAHLLETTERRGSFVFPFKPSVAERIVLPTLETARRIAADPARITEAELFRAFCDRADLNFKIAVRSLVPGLDMDRLRHAQSSVASPAVPEGGPEPAGISTSDFEPSAWRLMREAAQFAYLQGWLEIKSPHLFAALLELPDSPAQTVMLRAGFGVARISELKDYVLQLVPPRQAPPTMPETPRISVHVEHILTRARRFAAEQRREQVSMADIHRSFFADGGGVVAQLLNQVDPRLTEMIASAAETVARHEEGE from the coding sequence ATGGAAACTCGGATACTTTCCGTTTCGTACCAGCAGGATTCGTCCGACCGCGGCGGAGTTGCATACCGCCAGGAAATGCTGCCGGTCGGCACCGGAACGCAGGCGACGCGGCCGGTAACCGAATTCAAGTTGGTGCCGAGCCGAGATAGCGTGCAACGGTTGATTCGCGACATCAAACTGCGGGTGGACGAATTAAATACCCGTGCGGTCGCCGGGGCGAAGCGGGGCGATTTGAGCGTGGAAGACGCCGCGTTGCGTTTGGCCAAGCAGATTCTTCCCGAGTGCGGTTTCATCAAGATGACGGCGCCGCCGATTCACCCGCAATTGGACACCTTCGCCCGCGACATCGTCGAGCAAATACCGTGGGAGGCGATGGAAGAATATTTTATGGAGTGTCCCGAGCCGGATTGCACACGGCGTTTCATCGTGCCCCCGGCGATCATGCTGGACTTTTATCAGCAATTGGCGCTGGGCAAGAAGGTGTTTCACAAGGATCTGCTGTGGGACTATCTGCGCGATTTGGATCACCCCGATTGGCCCGGCCCGTATTGTTCGCGCCACCGCAGCGAAATGCGGCTGGGCGGCGACAAGCTGGCGCTGACCTACCACTTCAGTCACGTGATTCGCGACGCCTACAAGGGCCCGAGCCGCTCGCGGGAATGGCTGTTCATCATCGATCCGCACGATGATCCGCTGAATAGTTTGTTCAGCAAATACTCCGACGGCAAGGGCCAATGCAAAAGCCACGTCGCCAGGTTGGAATCGCTGCTTGAGGCCCGCGGGTACAACATCACGCGCGTGAAATATCGGGATGCGAAAGTCGGCAAAGTGCTCGCTCTGTTGGAGCAGCGCGAATTCGCCGGCATCTACTACTTCGGGCACGGCGACTTCTGCAACGAGAGTCGTCAGGGGCAGTTGATTCTGGCCGACGGACCTTTGCCGGCCCGACAGATCGCCGACGCGGCGCCGAACGCGAAGCTGATTTTTCTCAACGCGTGCCAAAGCGGCGCGGCCGGCGACCAATGGGACATCGAACGGGAGCCGCATAGCCTGGCGCGGGCGTTTTCCGTCAACGACGGCAACAAGGTGGTCATTGCGCCGATCTACAGCGTCGTCAACAACCAGGCGGCAAGGGCGGCGATCGACTTTTTCGAAACCGCGCTGTCGCCCGACAAGACACTAAGCGAATCGCTGGCCGAGGCGCGGCGCAACAGTCTGGAACGCTATCGCCAAGACCAGCCCGACATCGCCTGGATGGCCTACCGCTATTTCGGCGATCCGTTCAAAACGATGCCGGGATTGGCCGCCGCCGCCGAGCAGATTGTCGAGACGGCCGAACCGCCCGTCGAATACGACCTGAGCGTTTTCGACGCCGCCGGCCGTTTGCAGAACGAAGCGTTCGGTTTGGAAATGACGCCGGTGCTGCTGTGGGCCGGCAAGCGGATGACCAACCAGAACCGCGAGAGCCTAACCCCCAACGACTTGCTGGCCGGCCTGGTGGGCAAGGGTGATTTGACGCGCAGCTTGTTGCGGGAGCACCGCATCGATCCGGACGAATTGTACGAACGTATCGGCCAATTGCCCGAAATGGAGCCGAGTGCGACCTCGCCCCGCGACCCGGCGCAGCCACGCGGCGGGCAACCCGGGACATCCGATCTGCAAAACGGCCGATTCGAGGAACACTTGCTGCGAGACGTCCTGCCGACCGAGCGGACTCACTATGGGCCGGAACTGCTGCGTTTGCTTGAGAACGCTGAAGGCCTGGCCCGGGCGCACGTGGACACGGACACGAAAATCATTCACGAAGCCGATTTGCTGCGGAGCTTTTTGGCGACCGAGAATTGGCCGAGCGAGCAACTGGGCGTCATGCCCGACGCCGCGACGGCGCTGCATACTTTAGAGACGCTGCTCTCCGACGGAGAGATGGACGACAGCGGTGTTTTACGGCTGGACGAACTGACGCCGGCCGCGCGACGCATCGTCGACAACGCTCACCGCCTCGCGCAGCAACGCGGGCATTTCCCGATACCCCACCGCATTGTGTTGATCGCTTTTCTCACACAACTGGAGGGCGCAGCCGAACGCCTGATCCGCGAGGTCGATAAAAACCCCGAACTACTCACCGGCAAGTTGCTGCAAGTCACCAAAGCGGAGAGTCCGCGAACTTTCGGCCTTGGGTCGGAAGCCGTGCGGCCGGTGATAGCGCCCATGTTGGAGGCCGCGGCAAAGTTTGCGGGTCCGTCGAGCAAGATCAGCGAACAGATGCTGTTTCGCGGCTTCTGCCAAAGTGCGTCAGCCGACTTCAAGGAATTCCTGGTCACGACCGGCGACGTGAATCTGGACGAACTGCGCTTTCCGGAAGGCGATTGGGAACCGCGGCTCAATGATGAATGGCCGCTGACCGATGACGAGGAACTGGACCTGACGGCCTTGGACGATGAGGCGCGTCACATCATCGAGACGGCGCACCGGTCGGCGCAGGAATGGGGTTTGCGCTACATCCCCAATCGCGTGTTGATGGCGGCGTTCGTCGAGCGGCAGGACACGTTCACGTCGCGTCTACTGGCAGAGTTGGGTGTGGATGTCTGCGAGGTCGCCGACAACATGCGCGCTGCCTCGAAGGGCTCTGAACCTTCCACTTTTCCGCTGGAGTCGAAGGCGGCGAAACGGATTGTTTTGCCGGTGTTGAAGGCGGCGCGGCTGGCGGCAGTCGATCCGGCATGCATCACCGAAGCCGAATTACTCCGCGCGTTTTGCGAGCGCTCCAATTCGCAATTCAAGACATGGCTGCACAGCTTGATCCCGCAATTCGACTGGGATTGCCTGCGGCGTGCGCTGGCCGATATTTTGCCGCCCACGCCACCGCGCCGGCCCGAGGCTCCGGACACACCCGCGAGCGGACCGAGCGATTCGGACGACACGCCTTCCGGAGACCCGGAAACGACACTTCTCAAGCAACCGTCCAGCGATGACGCGCCGGAAGAGGGGCCGCCCGCCGCTGTACAAGGCGAGCCGGAGAAGGGGGAACCCGGGGCCGTGATAAGCGATGACGTGAACTGGTCGCTGACCGGGAACGGCACACTCGACCTGGCGATCTTGGACGTTGGCGCCCGGCGTGTCATTGAGACGGCGCACAACCTGACGCAGGAATTCGGCCTGCGCGAACTGCCCAATCGCCTGCTGTTCGCCGCGTTTCTCGCGCAACCGGAGGGGCACGTGGTGCGCTTGGTGGCGGAGTTGGGTATTAACGCCGCCGGAGTCGCCGCCCATCTTCTCGAGACCACCGAGCGACGCGGCTCGTTCGTCTTTCCGTTCAAGCCCAGCGTCGCGGAGCGAATCGTGCTGCCCACGTTGGAAACGGCGCGGCGCATCGCAGCCGACCCGGCGCGCATCACCGAGGCCGAATTGTTCCGCGCGTTCTGCGACCGAGCCGACCTCAACTTCAAGATCGCGGTTCGCAGTTTGGTTCCGGGCCTGGATATGGACCGCTTGCGGCATGCCCAATCAAGCGTGGCGAGCCCGGCGGTTCCCGAGGGTGGGCCGGAGCCCGCGGGTATATCGACGTCCGATTTCGAACCGTCGGCCTGGCGTTTGATGCGGGAAGCGGCGCAATTCGCCTACCTGCAAGGCTGGCTCGAAATCAAGTCGCCGCATCTATTCGCCGCGTTGCTGGAATTGCCCGACAGCCCGGCGCAAACGGTAATGCTACGGGCCGGATTCGGCGTGGCCCGGATCAGTGAACTCAAGGATTACGTGCTCCAACTCGTGCCGCCGCGGCAGGCGCCGCCGACGATGCCGGAGACGCCGCGCATTTCCGTTCACGTCGAGCACATTTTGACGCGGGCGAGGCGATTCGCCGCAGAGCAGCGGCGCGAGCAAGTGTCGATGGCCGACATTCACCGCTCGTTCTTTGCCGATGGCGGCGGAGTCGTGGCCCAGCTCCTCAACCAGGTCGATCCGCGCTTGACCGAAATGATTGCCTCGGCGGCCGAAACCGTCGCGCGCCATGAGGAAGGTGAATGA
- a CDS encoding pyruvate formate lyase family protein encodes MTPRQTQLVLYASLKMMALQFNTRRKLKSYLRSEAGWINFSVGLRSEDGSVQAGIVFRDGKVRALKDADPGVDTMMIFVRPEIMLEMLRLTPNEIVNLLLQNKIRVKGNFAYLNLFNFYISLVTGAIHRLLEKRRQAGENTLRRQAAKPKSGNGVGRPDGEQLRAATRDPGVRFLDEPYLAELRLNDFPRLQAFVHTHLHHRPEVCHERPLLLTRWHREHGFETDAEGRPWVPELRQAHALAHLLRHRKPRVRENDLLAGTTTSKEIGVVLYPDAHGALIWGELHSAAARELNPYDISPETAHVLHHEVFPYWVHRNFREWVREKYDNPLALQLDERFAVYFIWKSVGISHTIPDFPALLQKGACGIRQEIETQKADFAEESPERNALDAMAISLDGLVAYAANLADEAKRLTGAEDEPVRREECAAMAAACRRVPEHPARTLQEAVQAIWIAWIALHMENTNTGLSLGRLDTWLQPYFAADMARLATTAEKEAYVRRAVELVGCLFLRCTDHLPLIPDIGNYLFGGSSSDQAITLGGVTKQGEDAVCDMTYIMLKVTEMLAIRDPNVNARFHPEVNSDTYLRRLLEVNLNTRATPSIHNDQAMFRALEDFHYPIAAVRDWSATGCVEPTLSGQHMGHTGAVMINMVAALEMALFDGRHPLMRWQVGPRTGENLADFEEFFEAYCRQFAFLADHATELNHMLGEAHADIRPTPLLSSFVQGCIEQGKDAVNGGARYNSTGTALIGLADVVDSLMAVKTLVFDQRRVSFQDMKAAVRDNFASNPELHARVRNRVPLFGSGSSEALALAGRVTEFARRHLGAKRNFRGGPYTAGFWSMSNHVAFGTLTGALPSGRLAGKPFTPGLTPQPAASNNILDNLRDVAGLDPRNLNNNVAFNVKVVPGINDSHEDFVERMTAVVKAYFQMGGMQMQMNVVDSNTLRLALAHPEQYPSLMVRISGYNAYFTTLNRDMQMELIERAEYSLSG; translated from the coding sequence ATGGCGTTGCAGTTCAACACCCGCCGAAAACTGAAGTCTTACCTGCGAAGCGAAGCCGGCTGGATCAATTTCTCGGTCGGGTTGCGTTCCGAGGACGGCAGCGTGCAGGCCGGCATTGTCTTTCGCGACGGCAAAGTACGCGCTCTGAAAGACGCGGACCCCGGCGTCGACACCATGATGATTTTCGTTCGGCCCGAGATCATGCTCGAAATGCTGCGGCTCACGCCCAACGAAATCGTCAACCTCCTGCTGCAAAACAAAATCCGCGTCAAGGGAAACTTCGCGTACCTCAATCTGTTCAACTTTTATATCTCCCTGGTAACCGGCGCGATTCACCGCCTGTTGGAAAAACGACGCCAGGCGGGTGAAAACACGCTGCGGCGACAGGCCGCGAAACCAAAAAGCGGCAACGGCGTCGGGCGTCCCGACGGCGAACAACTGCGGGCGGCAACCCGCGACCCGGGCGTTCGCTTCCTCGACGAACCCTACCTGGCCGAGCTGCGCTTGAACGACTTCCCGCGCCTGCAGGCCTTCGTGCACACCCACCTGCACCATCGTCCCGAAGTCTGCCACGAGCGGCCGCTTTTGTTGACGCGCTGGCACAGGGAACACGGCTTCGAAACCGACGCCGAAGGGCGGCCGTGGGTTCCCGAATTGCGCCAGGCCCACGCACTGGCCCACCTGCTGCGCCACCGCAAACCACGCGTCCGTGAGAACGACTTGCTCGCCGGCACGACTACCAGCAAGGAAATCGGCGTTGTGCTCTATCCCGACGCCCACGGCGCCCTCATCTGGGGCGAACTGCACTCGGCGGCCGCACGCGAACTCAACCCTTACGACATCTCGCCGGAAACGGCGCATGTTCTGCATCATGAAGTGTTCCCGTATTGGGTTCACCGCAATTTCCGCGAATGGGTGCGCGAGAAATACGACAACCCGCTGGCGCTGCAACTCGACGAACGCTTCGCGGTGTACTTCATTTGGAAGTCGGTGGGTATTTCCCACACGATCCCCGATTTCCCGGCGTTGCTGCAAAAAGGTGCGTGCGGGATCCGGCAGGAAATCGAAACGCAAAAGGCGGACTTCGCCGAAGAATCGCCGGAACGAAACGCGCTCGACGCCATGGCTATCAGTCTGGATGGGCTCGTGGCGTATGCCGCAAACCTTGCCGATGAAGCCAAGCGGCTGACCGGGGCGGAAGACGAACCGGTCCGGCGGGAAGAGTGCGCCGCGATGGCTGCGGCGTGCCGGCGGGTGCCCGAGCATCCGGCCCGCACGTTGCAGGAAGCAGTGCAGGCGATATGGATCGCGTGGATTGCCTTGCACATGGAAAACACCAACACGGGCCTGTCGCTTGGCCGGCTCGATACTTGGCTGCAGCCGTACTTTGCGGCGGACATGGCTCGGTTGGCGACCACTGCGGAAAAAGAGGCCTACGTTCGCCGCGCTGTGGAACTGGTCGGCTGCCTGTTCCTGCGCTGCACCGACCACCTGCCGCTGATTCCCGACATTGGCAACTACCTGTTCGGCGGCAGTTCCTCCGACCAGGCGATCACCCTGGGCGGCGTGACCAAGCAGGGCGAAGACGCCGTCTGCGACATGACCTACATCATGCTCAAAGTGACGGAGATGCTGGCGATCCGCGATCCCAACGTCAACGCTCGCTTCCACCCCGAAGTCAACAGCGACACCTACCTGCGGCGTCTGCTGGAAGTGAACCTGAATACCCGCGCCACGCCCTCGATTCACAACGACCAGGCCATGTTCCGCGCCCTGGAGGATTTCCACTACCCGATTGCCGCCGTGCGCGATTGGTCCGCCACCGGCTGCGTGGAACCCACGCTTTCCGGACAACACATGGGCCACACCGGCGCGGTCATGATCAACATGGTGGCCGCCTTGGAAATGGCGCTGTTCGACGGACGGCATCCCTTGATGCGCTGGCAGGTTGGGCCGCGCACCGGCGAGAACCTCGCCGACTTCGAAGAGTTTTTCGAGGCCTATTGTCGCCAGTTTGCCTTCCTGGCCGACCACGCCACGGAACTCAACCACATGCTCGGCGAGGCGCACGCCGACATTCGGCCCACGCCGCTGCTGTCCTCGTTCGTGCAGGGCTGCATCGAGCAAGGGAAGGACGCCGTCAACGGCGGAGCGCGGTACAATTCCACCGGCACGGCGCTGATCGGGCTGGCCGATGTCGTCGACTCGCTGATGGCCGTCAAAACACTCGTGTTCGACCAACGGCGCGTCTCGTTCCAAGACATGAAGGCGGCCGTGCGGGACAACTTCGCGTCGAATCCCGAATTGCACGCGCGCGTGCGCAATCGCGTGCCGCTGTTTGGTTCCGGCAGTTCCGAGGCGCTGGCGTTGGCCGGCCGCGTGACGGAATTCGCCCGGCGGCATTTGGGCGCGAAGCGTAATTTCCGCGGTGGTCCGTACACCGCCGGTTTTTGGTCGATGTCCAACCACGTCGCCTTCGGCACGCTGACCGGTGCGCTGCCCTCGGGCCGCTTGGCCGGCAAGCCCTTCACCCCCGGTTTGACGCCGCAGCCCGCTGCGTCCAACAACATTCTGGACAACCTGCGCGACGTGGCGGGCCTGGACCCGCGGAACCTCAACAACAACGTCGCCTTCAACGTCAAAGTCGTGCCCGGGATCAACGACTCGCACGAGGATTTCGTCGAACGCATGACGGCGGTGGTCAAAGCCTATTTCCAGATGGGCGGCATGCAGATGCAAATGAACGTTGTGGATTCCAACACCCTGCGACTCGCCTTGGCCCACCCCGAGCAGTATCCGAGCCTCATGGTGCGCATCTCCGGATACAACGCCTATTTCACGACCCTCAACCGCGACATGCAGATGGAACTGATCGAGCGCGCCGAATACAGCCTTTCCGGTTAA